A genomic segment from Pseudosulfitobacter sp. DSM 107133 encodes:
- the cobS gene encoding adenosylcobinamide-GDP ribazoletransferase has translation MIKDDNSPVWDVIVALVLLTRLPLPQAPRVAFARQAQAVWAFPLAGLAVALVAAVVGWICMAMGLPVPVTAGLMLATLVVTTGAMHEDGLADTADGLWGGFDVARRLEIMKDSHIGTYGVLALGLGVGLRWMALSATLAVGVGPMVAAAVLSRGLLPALMAWMPHARRTGLSHQVGRPSQGVALAALGIAVLMARVVAGWGAIWALVLAMLAVGAVGALARAKIGGQTGDILGAAQQVAELVILLALVP, from the coding sequence ATGATCAAAGACGACAACAGCCCGGTCTGGGACGTGATCGTGGCACTGGTTTTGCTGACCCGCCTGCCCCTGCCCCAGGCGCCCAGGGTGGCGTTTGCGCGTCAGGCACAGGCGGTCTGGGCCTTTCCGCTGGCCGGGCTGGCGGTGGCGCTGGTTGCAGCGGTGGTCGGGTGGATTTGCATGGCCATGGGGTTGCCCGTGCCGGTAACTGCGGGGCTGATGCTGGCCACGCTGGTCGTCACCACGGGGGCGATGCACGAGGACGGTTTGGCCGATACCGCCGACGGGCTGTGGGGCGGCTTTGATGTCGCGCGGCGATTGGAGATCATGAAGGACAGCCACATTGGCACCTACGGGGTGTTGGCTCTGGGTCTGGGCGTGGGGCTGCGCTGGATGGCCCTGAGCGCCACGCTGGCGGTCGGGGTTGGCCCGATGGTCGCAGCCGCCGTGTTGTCGCGGGGGCTGTTGCCCGCGCTGATGGCGTGGATGCCGCACGCACGGCGCACGGGGTTGTCGCATCAGGTGGGGCGGCCATCGCAGGGCGTGGCGCTGGCCGCTCTGGGGATCGCGGTGTTGATGGCGCGGGTGGTTGCGGGCTGGGGCGCAATCTGGGCGCTGGTGCTGGCCATGCTGGCCGTCGGCGCGGTTGGCGCACTGGCGCGGGCAAAGATCGGCGGACAGACGGGCGATATTCTGGGGGCTGCACAGCAGGTAGCCGAACTGGTGATTTTGCTGGCGCTGGTTCCTTAG
- a CDS encoding prephenate dehydrogenase translates to MNKNSRSENTSLGIVGFGAFGQLASLHLGQHFEISAYDPSPNVAEIAKQFGVRLAPLHSVSQADVILIAAPVSSFEQVVSEIAVACKPGALIVDVGSVKVVPSEIMQRVLPDNVDIVASHPLFGPQSAATGIEGLKIAVCPIQGGRHARVAAFLRKVLGLTVIMTTPEDHDREAAVVQGLTHLIAKVLLRMGPLPTRMTTKSFDLLSEAISMVQHDAPEVFEAIEKANPYAETVRRRFFGLAASLNVELDTTFGTRPRNKTGR, encoded by the coding sequence ATGAACAAAAACAGCAGAAGTGAAAACACGTCGCTCGGCATCGTGGGGTTTGGTGCATTCGGACAACTTGCATCCCTTCACCTCGGCCAGCATTTCGAAATATCGGCCTACGATCCGTCACCGAACGTTGCAGAGATCGCAAAGCAGTTCGGCGTGCGTCTGGCACCATTGCACTCGGTCTCGCAGGCTGACGTGATCCTCATTGCCGCACCAGTGTCTTCATTCGAGCAGGTTGTCAGCGAGATCGCTGTTGCCTGCAAACCGGGCGCACTGATTGTCGATGTTGGCTCGGTCAAAGTTGTCCCCTCGGAGATCATGCAGCGGGTCCTACCGGACAATGTGGACATCGTGGCGTCTCACCCCCTGTTCGGTCCTCAAAGTGCGGCGACAGGTATTGAGGGTCTGAAAATTGCGGTGTGCCCCATTCAGGGAGGGCGACATGCGAGGGTGGCTGCGTTCTTGCGCAAAGTTCTGGGTCTGACAGTCATCATGACGACACCGGAAGATCACGACCGGGAAGCAGCAGTTGTTCAAGGGCTTACACATCTTATCGCCAAAGTGCTGCTGAGAATGGGGCCGCTGCCAACACGCATGACAACGAAGAGCTTTGATTTGCTATCCGAGGCGATTTCCATGGTTCAGCATGATGCGCCGGAAGTTTTCGAAGCGATTGAAAAGGCCAATCCCTACGCCGAGACCGTGCGGCGACGGTTTTTTGGCTTGGCGGCCAGTTTGAATGTCGAACTCGACACAACCTTCGGGACACGGCCACGTAACAAGACCGGACGTTGA
- the hppD gene encoding 4-hydroxyphenylpyruvate dioxygenase, translating to MGPFPHDAPKSKITAENPAGTDGFEFVEFASPEPQELRDLFARMGYVKVAKHKTQDVELWQQGDITYVLNADADSYAAKFVAEHGPCAPSMGWRVVDAQKAFDHAVSKGAKPYEGGGKVMDVPAIYGIGDSLIYFVDQYYETSPYNAEFEWLEQSKPRGVGFFYLDHLTHNVHKGNMDTWFNFYGNLFNFREIRFFDIEGKFTGLLSRALTSPCGRIRIPINEDRGETGQIVAYLKKYKGEGIQHIAVGSDDIYDSTDAIAEKGVKFMPGPPDTYYDLSKTRVVDHDEPIERMKKHGILIDGEGVVDGGETRILLQIFSKTVIGPIFFEFIQRKGDDGFGEGNFKALFESIEAEQIANGELDGAEAN from the coding sequence ATGGGTCCGTTCCCGCATGACGCACCGAAATCCAAGATCACCGCAGAGAACCCCGCCGGCACCGACGGGTTCGAATTTGTCGAGTTTGCCAGCCCCGAGCCGCAAGAGCTGCGCGATCTGTTCGCGCGCATGGGCTATGTGAAGGTGGCCAAACACAAGACGCAGGATGTCGAGTTGTGGCAGCAGGGCGATATCACCTATGTGCTGAACGCTGACGCCGACAGCTATGCGGCGAAGTTCGTCGCCGAGCACGGCCCCTGCGCGCCGTCGATGGGCTGGCGCGTGGTGGATGCGCAAAAGGCGTTTGATCATGCGGTGTCCAAGGGCGCGAAACCCTATGAGGGCGGCGGCAAGGTCATGGACGTGCCTGCGATCTACGGCATCGGCGATTCGCTGATCTATTTCGTCGACCAGTATTACGAAACCTCGCCCTATAACGCGGAATTCGAATGGCTGGAGCAGTCCAAACCGCGCGGCGTCGGGTTCTTTTACCTCGATCACCTGACCCACAACGTCCACAAGGGCAATATGGACACGTGGTTCAACTTCTACGGCAACCTGTTCAACTTCCGCGAAATCCGGTTCTTTGACATCGAGGGCAAGTTCACCGGCCTGCTGAGCCGCGCGCTGACATCGCCCTGTGGGCGCATCCGCATTCCGATCAACGAAGACCGGGGCGAGACGGGGCAGATCGTGGCCTATCTGAAGAAGTACAAGGGCGAGGGCATCCAGCACATCGCCGTCGGGTCGGACGACATCTATGACAGCACCGACGCGATTGCCGAGAAGGGCGTAAAGTTCATGCCCGGCCCGCCCGACACCTATTACGACCTGTCCAAAACCCGTGTGGTCGACCATGACGAGCCGATTGAACGCATGAAGAAACACGGCATCCTGATCGACGGCGAAGGTGTCGTAGACGGAGGCGAAACCCGCATCCTGTTGCAGATCTTCTCGAAAACCGTGATCGGGCCGATCTTTTTCGAGTTCATCCAGCGCAAGGGGGATGACGGCTTTGGCGAGGGCAACTTCAAGGCGCTGTTCGAAAGCATCGAGGCCGAGCAGATCGCCAATGGCGAGCTGGATGGGGCCGAGGCGAACTGA
- a CDS encoding Lrp/AsnC family transcriptional regulator: MLDDLDTRLLEALQKNAQATAQELADTLHLSPSQIGRRRQRLEAAGYIEGYTARLNPAKLGLNVQGFVQVHLGTHGPDHSAAFARLVRSRPEITSAWTMTGDADYLLRVFCADLPALNALIHEVLLPHPAVARVHSQIVMDQLKRDGPLPT; this comes from the coding sequence ATGCTGGATGATCTCGACACGCGCCTTCTGGAAGCCCTGCAAAAGAATGCCCAAGCCACCGCACAGGAACTGGCCGACACGCTGCACCTGTCCCCCAGCCAGATCGGCCGCCGCCGCCAGCGGCTCGAGGCGGCAGGCTATATCGAAGGGTACACCGCGCGGCTGAACCCCGCCAAGCTGGGGCTGAACGTGCAGGGGTTCGTGCAGGTGCATCTGGGCACCCACGGGCCGGACCATTCCGCGGCCTTTGCCCGCCTAGTGCGCAGTCGCCCCGAGATCACCAGCGCGTGGACCATGACGGGCGACGCCGACTACCTGCTGCGCGTGTTCTGCGCCGACCTGCCCGCGCTGAACGCGCTGATCCACGAGGTGCTGCTGCCGCATCCGGCGGTGGCGCGGGTCCACAGCCAGATCGTGATGGATCAACTGAAACGCGACGGCCCCCTGCCGACCTAG
- a CDS encoding monovalent cation:proton antiporter-2 (CPA2) family protein produces the protein MEGFLYQASIYLLAAVIAVPIAARLGLGSVLGYLTAGILIGPVLGLVGSETESLQHFAEFGVVMMLFLIGLELEPRALWDMRHKLLGLGGLQVTLSTLVLMGVAMAYDQPWGVALAIGLTLSLSSTAIVLQTLSEKGLMQTNGGRSVFSVLLTQDIAVIPILAFLPLIAVTLPMKLSENGAIVMTADDHHTMSLVEGLPAWGVTLVTIAAIAAVIFAGIFLTRPVFRFIHSARLREMYTALALLIVVGISFLMMLVGLSPALGAFLAGVVLASSEFRHELETDLEPFKGLLLGLFFITVGSGINFPLLFGNAPAILSMALLVILLKGAILMVLAIVFRIKGRDRWLFALSLAQAGEFGFVLVSFSVGQGILPTGIAEILLLVIALSMLITPLLFILYEVISRRMSDGSVQHEPDEIDEEGPVIIAGIGRFGQIVNRLVRGSGFATVVLDHDMETIQLMRRFGVKGFLGDPTRPDILTAAGIKNARVLVVALDDPEAAIKLTTYARKIRPDLHIVARAYDRTHTYRLYQAGANDIVREMFDSSLRAGRYVLENVGLSEYEAAEAERVFYHHDRDTVRQLAALWKPGMKIDQNKEYVERAKELQRDLETALLSRETEQKRA, from the coding sequence ATGGAAGGCTTTCTTTACCAAGCCTCGATCTATCTGCTTGCCGCCGTCATCGCCGTGCCGATTGCCGCCCGACTGGGGCTGGGCTCGGTGCTGGGCTATCTGACGGCAGGCATATTGATCGGCCCCGTGCTGGGCCTTGTGGGATCGGAAACCGAAAGCCTGCAACACTTTGCCGAGTTTGGCGTGGTGATGATGCTGTTCCTGATCGGTCTGGAACTGGAACCGCGCGCGCTGTGGGACATGCGGCACAAGCTGCTGGGGCTGGGCGGCTTGCAGGTCACCCTGTCCACGCTGGTGCTGATGGGCGTGGCGATGGCCTATGACCAGCCGTGGGGCGTCGCACTGGCCATCGGCCTGACCCTGTCGCTGTCCTCCACCGCCATCGTGCTGCAAACCCTGTCGGAAAAGGGGCTGATGCAAACCAACGGCGGGCGCTCGGTGTTTTCGGTGCTGCTGACGCAGGATATCGCGGTGATCCCGATCCTGGCGTTTTTGCCGTTGATTGCCGTCACCCTGCCGATGAAGCTGTCCGAGAACGGCGCAATTGTGATGACCGCCGACGACCACCATACCATGAGCCTGGTCGAAGGCCTGCCCGCCTGGGGCGTCACATTGGTGACCATCGCCGCCATCGCAGCGGTGATCTTTGCGGGCATCTTCCTTACCCGTCCGGTGTTCCGCTTTATCCATTCGGCCCGCCTGCGTGAAATGTACACGGCGCTGGCCCTGCTGATCGTGGTGGGCATTTCGTTCCTGATGATGCTGGTGGGCCTGTCGCCCGCGCTGGGGGCCTTCCTTGCCGGTGTGGTTCTGGCCAGCTCGGAATTCCGTCACGAGCTGGAAACCGACCTTGAGCCGTTCAAGGGGCTGCTGCTGGGCCTGTTCTTCATCACCGTCGGCTCGGGCATCAACTTTCCGCTGCTGTTCGGAAACGCGCCCGCCATCCTGTCGATGGCGCTGCTGGTGATCCTGCTCAAGGGCGCGATCCTGATGGTGCTGGCCATTGTGTTCCGCATCAAGGGCCGCGACCGCTGGCTGTTTGCCCTGTCGCTGGCACAGGCGGGCGAATTCGGCTTTGTGCTGGTCAGCTTTTCCGTGGGCCAGGGCATCCTGCCCACCGGCATTGCGGAAATCCTGTTGCTGGTGATCGCGCTGTCGATGTTGATCACGCCGCTGCTGTTCATTCTGTACGAAGTCATCAGCCGCCGCATGTCCGATGGCAGCGTCCAGCACGAACCCGACGAGATCGACGAGGAAGGCCCGGTAATCATCGCAGGCATCGGCCGTTTCGGACAGATCGTCAACCGTCTGGTGCGGGGCTCGGGCTTTGCCACGGTGGTGCTGGATCACGACATGGAAACCATCCAGCTGATGCGCCGCTTTGGCGTCAAAGGGTTTCTGGGGGATCCGACCCGCCCCGACATTCTGACCGCCGCCGGGATCAAGAACGCCCGCGTGCTGGTTGTCGCGCTGGACGACCCCGAGGCCGCGATCAAGCTGACCACCTATGCCCGCAAAATCCGCCCCGACCTGCACATCGTCGCGCGCGCCTATGACCGCACACACACCTACCGACTGTATCAGGCGGGTGCCAATGACATCGTGCGTGAAATGTTCGACAGCTCGCTGCGCGCGGGCCGCTATGTGCTGGAAAACGTGGGGCTTTCGGAATACGAGGCCGCCGAAGCGGAACGCGTGTTCTACCACCACGACCGCGACACCGTGCGGCAACTGGCGGCGCTGTGGAAACCCGGCATGAAAATCGACCAGAACAAGGAATATGTCGAGCGCGCCAAGGAACTGCAACGCGACCTTGAAACCGCGCTGCTGTCCCGCGAGACCGAACAGAAACGCGCCTGA
- the cobT gene encoding nicotinate-nucleotide--dimethylbenzimidazole phosphoribosyltransferase, whose protein sequence is MAPTFDTLAAFAGLMRSAPGPDMAAQTGATQRNSQLTKPPGALGRLEDLAIWYGAWRGMARPVVKAPQIVVFAGNHGVAARGVSAFPSEVTAQMVGNFQAGGAAINQLARTYGAQMQVVALELDRPTADFTENEALGEADCVAALRAGWDAVDPDADLLVLGEMGIGNTTAAAAIAAALYGGGAAPWVGRGTGVDDAGLAVKRDVVDAGLKRHGDLRGLAALSAFGGREMAAMAGAMMRARFERIPLILDGFICCAAAACLETEVAGALDHTVAGHQSAEGAHGRLLAELGKEPLLQLGLRLGEGSGAALAIGVLQGAVGCLSGMATFAEAGVAAG, encoded by the coding sequence ATGGCACCGACATTCGACACATTGGCGGCCTTTGCCGGGCTGATGCGCAGCGCACCCGGCCCGGACATGGCAGCACAGACAGGGGCGACCCAGCGCAACAGCCAGCTGACCAAACCCCCCGGTGCCTTGGGGCGGCTTGAAGATCTGGCGATCTGGTACGGTGCATGGCGCGGCATGGCGCGTCCGGTGGTGAAGGCGCCCCAGATTGTGGTCTTTGCCGGCAACCACGGCGTCGCGGCGCGCGGCGTGTCGGCCTTTCCGTCGGAAGTGACCGCGCAGATGGTTGGCAATTTTCAGGCGGGCGGCGCTGCGATCAACCAGCTGGCGCGCACTTACGGCGCACAGATGCAGGTGGTTGCACTGGAACTGGACCGGCCCACGGCGGACTTTACCGAAAACGAAGCCCTGGGCGAAGCCGACTGCGTTGCCGCCCTGCGCGCGGGCTGGGATGCTGTGGACCCTGACGCGGACCTGCTGGTGCTGGGTGAAATGGGCATTGGCAACACCACCGCAGCGGCGGCGATTGCGGCCGCGCTGTATGGTGGCGGGGCAGCGCCTTGGGTCGGACGTGGCACCGGCGTGGATGACGCAGGGCTGGCGGTCAAACGCGATGTGGTCGACGCGGGCCTGAAACGCCACGGCGATCTGCGCGGACTTGCGGCGCTGTCGGCTTTTGGCGGACGCGAGATGGCGGCGATGGCCGGTGCGATGATGCGTGCGCGGTTTGAACGCATTCCGCTGATCCTTGACGGGTTCATCTGCTGCGCGGCGGCGGCCTGTCTGGAAACCGAAGTGGCCGGCGCGCTGGATCATACCGTGGCAGGCCATCAAAGCGCCGAGGGAGCGCATGGCAGGCTGCTGGCCGAACTGGGCAAAGAGCCGCTGTTGCAGCTGGGCCTGCGTCTGGGCGAAGGCTCGGGGGCGGCATTGGCGATTGGTGTGCTACAAGGCGCGGTGGGCTGCCTGAGCGGCATGGCAACCTTTGCCGAAGCAGGCGTGGCGGCAGGTTAG